Proteins encoded together in one Cicer arietinum cultivar CDC Frontier isolate Library 1 chromosome 4, Cicar.CDCFrontier_v2.0, whole genome shotgun sequence window:
- the LOC101499270 gene encoding probable glycosyltransferase At5g11130 yields MEKHFKIWVYEEGEPPIFHDGPMNDIYSIEGQFLDELVSGKSPFLTKNPNEAIAFYVPVSVTNIVQYVYWPYDNYSRERLQNIVKDYIDLISHRYPHWNHSRGADHFLLSCHDWAPDVSAAHPKLFKNMIRGLCNANSSEGFKATRDISLPEIKIPYQQFGPPYLNNTPNNRSILAFFAGGSHGIARQQLLSHWKDKDNEIQVHEYIPKNLDYFSLMGQSKYCLCPSGFEVASPRIVESMHVGCVPVIISDYYVLPFSDVLDWTQFSVHVPISMIPKIKEILKGISFEDYLEKQRNVIKVQRHFMLHRPAKPYDIFYMVMHSLWLRRLNSKLF; encoded by the exons ATggagaaacatttcaaaatatgGGTATACGAGGAAGGAGAGCCACCAATTTTCCATGATGGACCAATGAATGATATATATTCAATTGAAGGTCAATTTTTAGATGAATTAGTGAGTGGGAAGAGTCCATTCCTAACTAAAAATCCCAATGAGGCCATTGCTTTTTATGTTCCAGTTAGTGTGACTAATATTGTACAATATGTGTATTGGCCTTACGACAATTATTCTCGAGAACGTCTTCAAAACATTGTCAAAGATTACATTGATTTGATTTCTCATAGATATCCACACTGGAATCATAGTAGAGGAGCTGATCATTTTCTTCTCTCTTGCCATGATTGG GCACCAGATGTTTCAGCTGCACACccaaaacttttcaagaacatgATAAGAGGTCTATGCAATGCAAATTCTTCAGAAGGTTTCAAAGCAACAAGGGACATTTCCTTACCTGAAATAAAAATTCCTTATCAACAATTTGGACCACCTTACCTAAACAACACACCAAACAATCGTAGCATTTTAGCATTCTTTGCTGGGGGGTCACATGGCATTGCAAGACAACAACTTCTATCTCATTGGAAAGACAAAGACAATGAAATCCAAGTCCATGAATATATCCCTAAAAACTTAGACTATTTTTCCTTAATGGGCCAAAGTAAATATTGTTTATGTCCAAGTGGGTTTGAAGTTGCAAGCCCAAGAATTGTTGAGTCCATGCATGTTGGTTGTGTTCCGGTTATTATATCCGATTATTATGTTTTGCCATTTAGTGATGTTCTTGATTGGACACAATTTTCGGTTCATGTTCCTATTTCAATGATACCTAAGATTAAAGAGATTTTGAAGGGGATTTCTTTTGAGGATTATTTGGAGAAGCAAAGGAATGTTATTAAGGTGCAAAGACATTTCATGCTTCATAGGCCAGCTAAACCTTATGATATTTTCTATATGGTTATGCACTCTTTGTGGCTTAGGAGACTTAATTCAAAGTTGTTTTAA